From the genome of Candidatus Amarolinea dominans, one region includes:
- a CDS encoding adenylate kinase — protein sequence MFIVMLGVPGAGKGTQAQRLEERLGLRQVSTGDIFRENLRNQTPLGQLAKSYMDKGELVPDDVTIQMVEERLSRPDCARGAILDGFPRTLAQAAALDQMLSGKGQKVALVPLISVTDDEVMARLTGRRVCRRCQSVFHLLFNRPPPDGECPQGDKSQCDIYQRGDDQPETVRNRLFVYYKQTSPLIGYYFAHGLLAEINGAQEIDRVTSDLWDVLSRIQA from the coding sequence ATCTTTATCGTGATGTTGGGCGTGCCGGGTGCGGGTAAGGGCACCCAGGCGCAGCGGCTTGAAGAGAGACTGGGGCTGAGGCAGGTTTCAACCGGCGACATCTTTCGCGAAAACCTGCGCAACCAGACGCCGCTTGGTCAATTGGCCAAGAGCTACATGGACAAGGGCGAACTGGTGCCCGATGATGTAACGATTCAGATGGTAGAAGAGCGTTTGAGTCGGCCAGACTGCGCCAGGGGCGCCATCCTGGATGGTTTCCCGCGCACGTTGGCCCAAGCCGCAGCGCTCGACCAGATGTTGAGCGGGAAAGGGCAGAAAGTGGCCCTGGTACCGCTGATCAGTGTGACGGATGATGAGGTGATGGCTCGCCTGACCGGCCGCCGAGTCTGTCGGCGTTGCCAGTCGGTGTTTCATCTGCTGTTCAACCGGCCGCCCCCGGATGGGGAATGTCCGCAAGGCGATAAGAGCCAGTGTGACATTTACCAGCGAGGCGATGATCAGCCAGAGACGGTGCGCAATCGTCTGTTTGTCTACTACAAACAGACCTCGCCCCTGATCGGCTATTACTTCGCCCACGGCTTGCTGGCTGAGATCAACGGCGCGCAAGAGATTGACAGGGTAACGAGTGATCTGTGGGACGTGTTGAGTCGAATTCAGGCTTGA
- the map gene encoding type I methionyl aminopeptidase, with the protein MRSAGQIVAEVHQAIKQAVKPGVTTGELNRLADALIRKRNGVPSFLGYNGFPASICASINDELVHGIPSARRMLKAGDIISVDVGVIYKGFHGDSAWTYPVGEIGDEAKRLLAVTEQSLYLAIEQVVPGRTFGDVAAAIQSYVEAQGFSVVREYTGHGIGRQMHEEPQILHYLHPDDKVRHWILRPGMTIAIEPMVNAGTWKTKVLDDDWTVVPEDRRLSAHFEHTLAVTDHGVEILTRSR; encoded by the coding sequence ATGCGTAGTGCCGGTCAAATTGTGGCTGAGGTGCATCAGGCCATCAAGCAGGCGGTGAAGCCGGGCGTAACCACCGGTGAACTGAATCGCCTGGCTGATGCGTTGATTCGCAAACGCAACGGGGTGCCCTCTTTTCTGGGGTACAACGGGTTCCCGGCCTCTATCTGCGCCTCGATCAATGATGAGTTGGTGCATGGAATTCCCAGCGCCAGGCGCATGCTGAAGGCGGGCGACATCATCAGTGTGGATGTCGGTGTCATTTACAAAGGCTTTCACGGTGATTCTGCGTGGACGTATCCGGTAGGCGAGATTGGCGACGAGGCCAAGCGTTTGCTGGCTGTAACGGAACAATCGCTCTACCTGGCGATTGAGCAGGTTGTGCCCGGGAGAACGTTCGGGGATGTTGCAGCGGCCATTCAGAGTTACGTGGAGGCACAGGGGTTCAGCGTCGTGCGCGAGTACACCGGTCATGGCATTGGTCGGCAAATGCACGAAGAGCCGCAGATTCTGCATTATCTTCATCCCGATGATAAGGTGAGGCACTGGATTTTGCGGCCGGGGATGACCATTGCCATCGAACCGATGGTCAACGCGGGCACCTGGAAGACGAAGGTGCTTGACGATGACTGGACGGTTGTGCCGGAGGATCGCCGGCTATCGGCGCATTTCGAGCACACCCTGGCTGTGACCGATCATGGTGTGGAAATCCTGACCAGGTCGCGCTAA
- the rpmJ gene encoding 50S ribosomal protein L36, protein MKVRPSVKRICAKCKIIKRHGVVRVICQDPKHKQRQG, encoded by the coding sequence ATGAAAGTTCGACCCTCTGTAAAGCGAATTTGTGCAAAGTGCAAGATCATCAAGCGCCACGGTGTGGTGCGTGTGATTTGTCAGGACCCCAAGCATAAGCAGCGACAGGGTTAA
- the rpsM gene encoding 30S ribosomal protein S13 codes for MARIAGVDLPRDKRVEVALTYIFGIGSSTSQEILGVTSVNPDTRVKDLSEAEVARLREVIDRNYRVEGDLRREISLNIKRLQEIGSYRGLRHRRSLPARGQRTRTNARTKRGARKTVAGKRRSKAKK; via the coding sequence ATGGCTCGTATTGCTGGCGTTGACCTGCCGCGCGATAAGCGGGTGGAAGTGGCATTGACCTACATCTTTGGCATTGGCTCTTCCACCAGCCAAGAAATCCTGGGTGTCACCAGCGTGAACCCGGATACGCGGGTCAAGGATCTGTCGGAAGCCGAAGTGGCCCGTCTGCGCGAGGTCATTGACCGCAACTACCGCGTGGAAGGCGACTTGCGGCGTGAGATCAGCCTGAACATCAAGCGATTGCAGGAGATCGGTTCCTACCGGGGCCTGCGCCATCGTCGCAGCCTGCCGGCGCGCGGTCAGCGTACACGGACCAATGCCCGCACCAAGCGCGGCGCCCGTAAGACTGTGGCTGGCAAGCGTCGTTCAAAGGCCAAGAAGTAA
- the rpsK gene encoding 30S ribosomal protein S11 has translation MPPRVARREPRRGAARREKKMVPVGAVHIQSTFNNTIITITDPQGNTVTWSSAGLAGFKGSRKSTPFAAGLAATQAGKSAMDIGMREVDVFVKGPGPGREAAVRSIQGAGLRVRTITDVTPLPHNGCRPPKKRRV, from the coding sequence ATGCCACCACGAGTTGCACGACGTGAACCGCGCCGCGGCGCCGCACGACGCGAAAAGAAGATGGTGCCCGTGGGCGCCGTGCACATTCAGTCTACGTTCAATAACACGATCATCACGATTACCGATCCCCAGGGTAATACTGTGACCTGGAGCAGCGCGGGCCTGGCCGGTTTCAAAGGCTCCCGCAAGAGTACCCCCTTTGCGGCGGGCCTGGCTGCGACGCAGGCCGGCAAGAGTGCCATGGACATAGGGATGCGTGAAGTGGACGTGTTTGTCAAAGGCCCCGGCCCCGGACGCGAGGCGGCTGTCCGTTCGATCCAGGGCGCGGGCTTGCGGGTGCGAACCATCACCGATGTCACACCCCTGCCGCACAACGGGTGTCGGCCACCTAAGAAGCGCCGAGTTTAG
- the rpsD gene encoding 30S ribosomal protein S4, whose protein sequence is MARYTDPVCRLCRAEGQKLFLKGERCLTPKCAVERRPFVPGMHGRKGTFKRKVSDYNRQLREKQKTRRIYGIMERQFRRYFSTASRAKGLTGATLLTILESRLDNVVYRLGFADSRAQARQLVRHGHFAVNSQKTDIPSFLVKPGDVVAVRDNSRGNVYFKGLSDYLHDRSTPAWLSRDTAGMSGRVVELPGRLDIDVQLNEQLIVEFYSR, encoded by the coding sequence ATGGCGAGATATACGGACCCAGTTTGCAGATTGTGTCGAGCTGAAGGTCAAAAATTGTTTCTGAAGGGCGAGCGTTGTTTGACGCCCAAGTGCGCTGTGGAACGGCGGCCGTTTGTGCCAGGTATGCATGGCCGCAAGGGCACCTTCAAGCGCAAGGTGTCTGACTACAACCGTCAACTGCGCGAAAAGCAAAAGACGCGCCGGATTTATGGTATCATGGAGCGGCAGTTCCGCCGCTACTTCTCAACTGCCAGCCGGGCCAAAGGCCTGACCGGCGCCACCCTGCTGACGATTCTGGAGTCACGGCTGGACAACGTGGTTTACCGCCTGGGGTTTGCCGATTCACGCGCCCAGGCCCGCCAGTTGGTGCGTCACGGCCATTTTGCGGTCAATAGTCAAAAGACCGATATCCCGTCTTTCCTGGTCAAGCCAGGCGATGTGGTGGCCGTGCGCGACAATAGTCGCGGCAACGTCTATTTCAAGGGTCTGAGCGATTACCTGCATGACCGTTCCACACCGGCATGGCTCAGCCGCGACACGGCGGGCATGTCCGGGCGTGTGGTGGAGCTTCCAGGCCGTTTGGACATCGATGTGCAACTGAACGAACAGTTGATCGTTGAGTTCTACAGCCGGTAG
- a CDS encoding DNA-directed RNA polymerase subunit alpha, producing the protein MTQGGSNLSSVMLPKIECEASAQNYGRFVISPLESGHGITLGNALRRVLLSSLTGAAVTSIRISNVHHEFQDIPHVREDMTALLLNIKQIRLKCDTDEPQRLHVEVTGEGIITAGDLVCPVGVEVINPELYLLASDSELAELDIEMVVQRGKGYSPSEDRTKLPLGEIPVDAIFGPVRKSNYTVERTRVGQQTDYDKLMIEIWTDGTITPKAALGESARILVQHFSLIVGVDATIADLPKKDEEGIPDRIYETAIEDLDLSVRAYNCLKRAGITKIGEVLERLQQGEEEVLAIRNFGRKSLDELLERLEVKGFLSAIRFERRTPDGAVAETDDDTNLEEPALATE; encoded by the coding sequence ATGACGCAAGGAGGTAGTAACTTGTCAAGCGTAATGCTGCCGAAAATCGAATGTGAAGCGAGTGCGCAGAACTACGGACGCTTTGTCATCAGCCCGCTGGAAAGTGGACATGGCATTACCCTGGGCAATGCGTTGCGCCGTGTTCTGCTCTCTTCGTTGACGGGGGCCGCTGTCACTTCGATTCGTATCAGTAACGTGCATCATGAGTTCCAGGACATCCCTCATGTGCGCGAGGACATGACCGCGCTGCTTTTGAATATCAAGCAGATTCGCCTGAAGTGCGACACGGATGAGCCGCAGCGCCTGCACGTTGAGGTCACTGGCGAGGGCATCATCACCGCGGGCGACTTGGTGTGCCCGGTGGGCGTCGAAGTGATCAACCCGGAGTTGTACCTGTTGGCGTCTGACTCCGAACTAGCAGAATTAGATATTGAAATGGTGGTTCAGCGCGGAAAGGGCTATTCGCCGTCTGAGGATCGCACCAAGCTGCCGCTCGGTGAGATTCCGGTGGATGCGATCTTTGGCCCTGTGCGCAAGTCGAACTACACCGTCGAGCGTACACGCGTAGGCCAGCAAACTGACTACGATAAACTGATGATTGAAATCTGGACAGATGGCACCATCACGCCGAAGGCCGCGCTCGGCGAGAGCGCGCGCATTCTGGTGCAGCATTTCTCGTTGATTGTCGGCGTGGATGCCACGATCGCGGACCTGCCCAAGAAGGATGAAGAGGGCATTCCTGATCGCATCTACGAGACGGCCATCGAGGATCTGGATTTGTCGGTGCGGGCTTACAACTGCTTGAAACGCGCCGGGATTACCAAGATCGGCGAGGTGCTGGAGCGGCTACAACAGGGCGAAGAGGAAGTGCTCGCGATTCGCAACTTTGGTCGCAAATCGCTCGATGAGTTGCTGGAACGCCTGGAAGTGAAGGGCTTCTTGTCTGCCATTCGTTTCGAGCGGCGGACGCCTGATGGCGCTGTGGCCGAAACGGATGATGATACCAATCTTGAAGAGCCGGCGCTCGCAACCGAGTAA
- the rplQ gene encoding 50S ribosomal protein L17, whose translation MRHQVSGYTLGRNEAQRRALLRNLISQLFQHGRIQTTEAKARAIRSDAEKLITIAKNGLRADGNKVHARRLVAARVNGVDVAQKLFDEIAPRYESRPGGYTRMYKLGMRQGDGAEMAIIELVQE comes from the coding sequence ATGCGACACCAAGTTAGCGGTTATACACTAGGACGAAACGAGGCCCAACGCCGGGCACTTCTGCGTAACCTGATCAGCCAGCTATTTCAGCATGGCCGTATTCAGACGACCGAGGCCAAAGCGCGGGCGATTCGATCAGATGCGGAAAAATTGATCACGATTGCCAAAAACGGGCTGCGCGCCGACGGCAACAAGGTTCATGCGCGCCGGCTAGTCGCTGCGCGTGTCAATGGCGTTGACGTGGCGCAGAAGCTGTTCGATGAGATCGCCCCGCGCTATGAATCACGCCCTGGCGGTTACACGCGCATGTACAAGCTGGGAATGCGGCAGGGCGATGGCGCCGAGATGGCGATCATCGAGCTGGTGCAGGAATAA
- the truA gene encoding tRNA pseudouridine(38-40) synthase TruA: protein MIQPSDDQRPAYRATVEYDGTDYAGWQIQTGRPTVQGTLETALARVCCETIRISGAGRTDAGVHASGQVIGFRSAWRHPVADLERALNAVLPAAVAVRELAVAAPGFHPRFSARSRHYGYTVWVGSVRSPLRARFAHQVKQPLDLAAMNEAAAHLVGWHDFATFGVDPEGKAGRGNTRREVMQAQWRLTVDDEGVWYRFDIEANAFLRTMVRTIVATLLAVGRGERTSADVRDLLLAAERRLAPPPAPACGLCLVHVRY from the coding sequence ATGATACAACCGTCTGACGACCAACGGCCTGCCTACAGAGCGACGGTGGAGTATGACGGAACCGACTACGCCGGTTGGCAAATCCAAACGGGAAGGCCAACCGTGCAAGGCACCTTAGAAACAGCACTCGCACGAGTTTGTTGTGAGACGATCCGGATCAGCGGCGCCGGTCGCACGGACGCCGGAGTGCATGCCAGCGGCCAGGTGATCGGTTTTCGGAGTGCCTGGCGGCATCCGGTGGCTGACCTGGAACGGGCGCTCAATGCCGTTCTGCCGGCTGCGGTGGCGGTGCGTGAGCTGGCGGTGGCGGCGCCCGGCTTTCACCCGCGCTTCAGTGCGCGCAGCCGTCATTACGGCTACACGGTTTGGGTGGGATCGGTGCGCTCGCCGCTGCGAGCACGCTTCGCCCACCAGGTCAAGCAGCCGCTTGACCTGGCCGCCATGAATGAAGCGGCGGCGCACCTGGTTGGCTGGCATGATTTTGCCACCTTCGGCGTGGATCCGGAAGGAAAAGCCGGGCGTGGCAACACGCGGCGTGAGGTGATGCAAGCCCAGTGGCGGCTGACGGTGGATGACGAAGGCGTGTGGTATCGCTTCGACATCGAGGCGAACGCCTTTCTGCGCACCATGGTGCGCACCATCGTGGCGACGTTGTTGGCCGTGGGGCGGGGTGAGCGGACATCCGCCGACGTGCGGGATCTGCTGCTGGCGGCTGAACGCCGTCTGGCCCCGCCGCCGGCCCCGGCTTGCGGTTTGTGCCTGGTGCATGTTCGTTATTGA